Proteins encoded together in one Thermophilibacter immobilis window:
- a CDS encoding FhaA domain-containing protein produces the protein MSFLSDFEGRIGSVFGAAPQGYTEPFSFKKLAKRAAREMENETYEIDGVDTAPALYTVLVSSSDDALMRPLYEQITYEISTLMTAQAQKKNYAFVGNPLVRFMVDPSLKSGKFAVFAENVDSRTLTRLREEERAFLGGNSSVGGAAAQIQRRGPQPQASRPARHEEAPLSTPLVTPASVPFSDTDAGLGVVPGDFDEPLPVASASASTPMPVAVANAPVVAEGARPMSIPVPQTQRRNVPLVDPHHAAAQTSTESPAAYAAPVVETSGHGVADVRARASASAPRATCLLIDRQTGRTFTGTAPSAVIGRERSQAQIVLRDPNVSRRHAELSFDGRDWHVTDLNSTNGTLVNDVDVTDCVLRDGDLLTVGLVNLEFRENLQ, from the coding sequence ATGAGTTTCCTCAGTGATTTCGAGGGGCGTATCGGCTCCGTGTTCGGGGCTGCCCCCCAGGGCTACACCGAGCCCTTCTCCTTCAAGAAGCTTGCCAAGCGGGCCGCACGCGAGATGGAAAACGAGACGTACGAGATCGACGGCGTCGACACCGCGCCCGCGCTCTACACCGTGCTGGTCTCCTCGTCTGACGACGCGCTCATGCGCCCCCTCTACGAGCAGATCACCTACGAGATATCCACGCTCATGACTGCGCAGGCGCAGAAGAAGAACTACGCCTTCGTGGGCAACCCCCTCGTGCGCTTCATGGTCGATCCCTCCCTCAAGTCGGGAAAGTTCGCCGTCTTCGCCGAGAACGTCGACTCCCGCACGCTCACGCGCCTGCGGGAGGAGGAGCGCGCCTTCTTGGGCGGCAACTCGAGCGTCGGGGGCGCTGCGGCGCAGATTCAGCGTCGAGGCCCTCAGCCTCAGGCATCGCGCCCCGCGCGCCACGAGGAAGCCCCGCTCTCGACGCCGCTCGTGACACCGGCCTCCGTGCCCTTCTCGGACACCGACGCTGGGCTCGGCGTCGTTCCGGGAGACTTTGACGAGCCCCTCCCCGTGGCCTCCGCCTCCGCGTCCACCCCCATGCCCGTCGCCGTGGCAAATGCGCCCGTTGTCGCCGAGGGGGCACGACCCATGTCCATTCCCGTTCCTCAGACGCAGCGCCGCAACGTGCCCCTCGTGGACCCGCATCACGCCGCCGCGCAGACCAGCACCGAGAGCCCCGCCGCCTATGCGGCCCCTGTCGTCGAGACCTCCGGGCACGGCGTCGCCGACGTCCGCGCCCGCGCGAGCGCGTCGGCCCCCCGGGCCACCTGCCTTCTCATCGACCGGCAGACTGGGCGCACCTTCACGGGCACGGCCCCGTCCGCCGTCATCGGGCGCGAGCGCTCGCAGGCGCAGATCGTCCTGCGCGACCCCAATGTCTCGCGCCGCCACGCCGAGCTCTCCTTCGACGGGCGCGACTGGCACGTCACCGATCTCAACTCGACCAACGGAACGCTGGTCAACGATGTCGACGTGACTGACTGCGTCCTGCGCGACGGCGACCTGCTCACCGTGGGCCTCGTGAACCTTGAGTTCAGGGAGAACCTGCAATGA
- a CDS encoding serine/threonine-protein kinase translates to MSDTPTIVRPGAAPKPGDTPPDEVLLGRYRVLARRGTGGFGTVCTCWDTRLQRRVAIKRMPLLSQNGTTTAEEALAEARTACMLAHPNIVTVFDFETDGSYAYLVMEYVDGLNLAELLARVEGGRLTYEECAHMLQSVTRALSFAHENRVLHLDIKPTNIMIDRQGVVKLADFGMAALASAAGYGGARGGTVGYMPPEQIEGLLVDERADVFSLAVVVWQSLTGSDPFLAPSAAASRDKIQKGPTRALSKDCPELAGEPERVLLSALAPVTSERTTSVRQLAGELLAFLGPTENGAASLSSLVEQSEQDEPAERTSWEVRHLPLNVRYPWLASALVRALTALLVLLAAHPLLSALAGESPQAMVVALLVICGASALWPPLGSALVGALLCGALLMTTPTVASFLLAALSALGLGGWWVFAGRREHLASAAVLLPCCLASPLTGAGLAGFALDPAPAALTGVVGYLMGSLFHLTSAADFAASPTVAALLVSWGRPSFWLMAAGAAACAAVSSAVALRGSMAAGVTGQSLGLMCIILFEVLAARMENSGIWMPPDGESVALAVILFVFLCIATVLRGPLFEEREGEDINEFPQ, encoded by the coding sequence GTGAGTGACACGCCGACCATCGTACGTCCCGGCGCGGCCCCCAAGCCAGGCGACACCCCTCCCGACGAGGTTCTTCTGGGAAGGTATCGCGTTTTGGCACGACGGGGCACCGGCGGGTTTGGCACCGTCTGCACCTGCTGGGACACGCGCCTGCAACGGCGCGTGGCCATCAAGCGCATGCCGCTGCTTTCCCAAAACGGCACAACCACGGCCGAGGAGGCCCTAGCAGAGGCGCGCACCGCCTGCATGCTCGCCCACCCCAACATCGTGACCGTCTTTGACTTCGAGACCGATGGCTCCTATGCCTACCTGGTCATGGAGTACGTCGACGGGCTCAACCTCGCCGAGCTTCTCGCGCGCGTGGAGGGGGGCCGCCTCACGTACGAGGAGTGCGCCCACATGCTCCAGTCCGTCACACGCGCCCTCTCGTTTGCCCACGAGAACCGCGTGCTGCACCTGGACATCAAGCCCACCAACATCATGATCGACCGCCAGGGCGTCGTGAAGCTCGCCGACTTTGGCATGGCCGCGCTCGCCTCGGCCGCAGGCTACGGCGGGGCGCGCGGGGGCACCGTGGGCTACATGCCACCCGAGCAGATCGAGGGGCTTCTCGTGGACGAGCGCGCCGACGTCTTCTCGCTCGCGGTTGTGGTATGGCAGTCCCTCACGGGCTCCGACCCCTTCCTTGCGCCCAGTGCCGCCGCCTCGCGCGACAAGATTCAGAAGGGCCCCACGCGCGCGCTCTCCAAGGACTGCCCCGAGCTCGCGGGCGAACCCGAGCGGGTCCTGCTCAGCGCGTTGGCCCCCGTGACCTCCGAGCGCACGACCTCGGTGCGGCAGCTCGCGGGCGAACTCCTTGCCTTCCTGGGCCCCACAGAGAACGGAGCCGCCTCGCTCTCCTCTCTCGTCGAGCAGTCCGAGCAGGACGAGCCTGCCGAGAGAACCTCCTGGGAGGTGCGCCACCTCCCGCTGAACGTGCGCTACCCCTGGCTCGCGAGCGCGCTCGTCCGAGCGCTCACCGCCCTTCTGGTGCTGCTGGCTGCGCACCCCCTGCTCTCCGCACTGGCGGGTGAGAGCCCGCAGGCCATGGTCGTGGCCCTTCTCGTCATCTGCGGCGCCTCGGCTCTCTGGCCTCCTTTGGGCTCGGCCCTCGTGGGGGCGCTGCTCTGCGGAGCGCTCCTCATGACCACCCCAACCGTAGCGTCATTTCTCCTGGCAGCGCTGAGCGCGCTCGGGCTCGGGGGCTGGTGGGTCTTCGCGGGACGCCGCGAGCACCTAGCCTCGGCGGCAGTCCTTCTGCCGTGCTGCCTCGCCTCGCCGCTGACGGGAGCCGGCCTCGCAGGCTTTGCCCTCGACCCCGCCCCCGCCGCGCTCACCGGGGTGGTGGGCTACCTCATGGGCAGCCTCTTTCACCTCACGTCCGCAGCGGATTTCGCGGCCTCTCCCACCGTGGCGGCACTGCTGGTCTCCTGGGGGCGACCCTCGTTTTGGCTCATGGCCGCCGGTGCCGCCGCGTGTGCGGCCGTGTCCTCGGCGGTGGCTTTGCGAGGGAGCATGGCCGCTGGTGTGACGGGGCAGTCCCTTGGCCTTATGTGCATCATCCTTTTTGAGGTTCTCGCAGCTAGAATGGAGAATAGCGGTATATGGATGCCTCCCGATGGGGAGTCTGTGGCCCTTGCGGTAATCTTGTTCGTGTTTTTGTGCATCGCGACGGTCCTAAGAGGTCCGCTCTTTGAGGAGCGGGAAGGCGAGGATATCAATGAGTTTCCTCAGTGA
- a CDS encoding DUF6724 family protein has product MQAIGNLFTWLFNDRNGVIALVLGGIVLCLVISIVMERKTKRQYFNHEKGEDDWDLFGDDEDEGEEQ; this is encoded by the coding sequence ATGCAGGCGATCGGGAACTTATTCACGTGGCTCTTCAACGACAGGAACGGCGTCATCGCCTTGGTTCTGGGAGGCATCGTCTTGTGCCTCGTCATCTCAATCGTCATGGAGCGCAAGACCAAGCGTCAGTACTTCAACCACGAGAAGGGCGAGGACGACTGGGACCTCTTTGGCGATGACGAGGACGAAGGCGAGGAGCAATAG
- a CDS encoding Stp1/IreP family PP2C-type Ser/Thr phosphatase, whose product MSTDQIQTLRATGPANAPGRAEMTVEGRMGADAISGSNEFLSWGTRSDVGLVRSHNEDSFLLRTPLFVVCDGMGGHAAGEVASSIAVETIGEQAPGTADDVLLGAAVEAANLAVIKGAEDGVGKPGMGCTATAVLISKNKMAVAHVGDSRAYMLHHGTLVRITHDHSYVEELVDSGQITADEARTHPSRSIITRALGSDPDMYADHFSLEVSDGDRVILCSDGLSSMIPDSDIEAVAVSSATPQQAADNLVGAALTAGGSDNVTALVVDILNDGVADATRSQLTKRIFAIAGILLATVAVCLAGVLFFIRNEWYLGVSDGNVAVYQGVNADLLGLPLYDLVSTSAVATSDLPTSVQDQLEAGIRVQNQESAQQTLDSYSQQISDEKSRAQEVAVEARSGSDPTVETATPTDTTTSDQSEGD is encoded by the coding sequence ATGAGTACGGATCAGATACAGACGCTTCGTGCGACCGGGCCCGCCAACGCTCCCGGTCGCGCCGAGATGACCGTCGAGGGCCGCATGGGCGCAGACGCCATATCGGGCTCCAACGAGTTCCTCTCGTGGGGAACCCGTAGCGACGTGGGCCTCGTACGCAGCCACAACGAGGACTCGTTTCTTCTCCGCACGCCCCTCTTCGTGGTCTGCGACGGCATGGGCGGCCACGCCGCGGGCGAGGTCGCAAGCTCCATCGCCGTCGAGACCATCGGCGAGCAGGCGCCGGGAACCGCCGACGACGTCCTTCTGGGCGCAGCCGTCGAGGCAGCCAACCTGGCCGTCATCAAGGGGGCCGAGGACGGCGTGGGCAAGCCCGGCATGGGCTGCACCGCAACCGCGGTGCTCATCAGCAAGAACAAGATGGCCGTGGCCCATGTGGGCGACTCGCGCGCCTACATGCTCCACCACGGGACCCTCGTGCGCATCACGCACGATCACTCCTACGTCGAGGAGCTCGTGGACTCGGGGCAGATCACGGCCGACGAGGCACGCACGCACCCCTCGCGCTCCATCATCACCCGCGCGCTGGGCTCTGACCCCGACATGTACGCCGATCACTTCTCGCTCGAGGTCAGCGACGGAGACCGCGTGATTCTGTGCTCCGACGGCCTTTCGAGCATGATCCCCGACAGCGACATCGAGGCCGTGGCCGTCTCGAGCGCCACGCCGCAGCAGGCGGCGGACAACCTCGTGGGGGCAGCCCTCACGGCCGGAGGATCCGACAACGTGACCGCCCTGGTGGTCGACATCCTCAACGACGGCGTGGCGGACGCCACGCGCTCTCAGCTCACCAAGCGTATCTTCGCCATCGCGGGAATTCTGCTGGCCACCGTGGCCGTCTGCCTCGCAGGCGTGCTCTTCTTTATCAGAAACGAGTGGTACCTCGGGGTGAGCGACGGAAACGTTGCCGTCTACCAGGGCGTCAACGCAGACCTTCTGGGCCTTCCGCTCTATGATCTCGTGAGCACGAGCGCCGTCGCGACCTCCGACTTGCCCACCTCCGTGCAGGACCAGCTCGAGGCGGGAATCCGCGTCCAGAACCAGGAGAGCGCCCAGCAGACCCTCGACTCCTACAGCCAGCAAATCAGCGACGAGAAGAGCCGGGCACAGGAGGTCGCCGTGGAGGCCCGCTCGGGAAGCGATCCCACGGTCGAGACGGCAACCCCCACGGACACCACGACCTCGGACCAGAGCGAGGGCGACTGA
- the serS gene encoding serine--tRNA ligase, translating into MLDIKFVRENPDLVDHSCASRQNAHWDRERFFELDEERRHVISEVEGLQAERNATSKKIGGLMREGKKDEAEAAKARVAANKDRIAELDARRGEVEADLFDLVSRIPNIPDPNVPYGKDDSDNPEARRWGTPREFEFEPQAHWDLGPELGIIDFDRGVKLAGTRFYLLGGLGARMERALINFMIDLHTKAGFKEWWPPVITNHDTLFGTGQLPKFEEDLYHVNPDLYLIPTAEVMLTNIHRDEVLDGAQLPLWYTAFTPCFREEAGSAGRDTRGIIRVHEFDKVEMVKFSRPEDSMDQLESMVSEAELVLQALGLPYHVVTLCTGDIGFSARKCYDLEVWLPSYNAYKEISSCSNCWDFQARRANIRYRDPSEFKGTRFVHTLNGSGLAVGRTMAAIIENYQNADGTVTVPEALRPYMGGIEAIKPE; encoded by the coding sequence ATGCTCGACATCAAGTTCGTCCGTGAGAACCCTGATCTCGTGGACCATTCGTGCGCGTCTCGCCAGAACGCGCACTGGGATCGCGAGCGGTTCTTTGAGCTCGATGAAGAGCGTCGTCACGTCATCTCCGAGGTCGAGGGCCTCCAGGCCGAGCGCAACGCCACGTCCAAGAAGATCGGCGGGCTCATGCGCGAGGGCAAGAAGGACGAGGCCGAGGCCGCCAAGGCGCGGGTCGCGGCCAACAAGGATCGCATCGCCGAGCTCGACGCCCGCCGCGGCGAGGTCGAGGCGGATCTCTTTGACCTGGTCAGTCGCATTCCCAACATCCCCGACCCGAACGTGCCCTACGGCAAGGACGACTCCGACAATCCCGAGGCCCGCCGCTGGGGTACGCCGCGTGAGTTCGAATTCGAGCCTCAGGCGCACTGGGACCTTGGCCCCGAGCTGGGCATCATTGACTTCGACCGCGGCGTCAAGCTCGCGGGCACGCGCTTCTACCTCTTGGGCGGCCTGGGCGCTCGCATGGAGCGCGCCCTTATCAACTTCATGATCGATTTGCACACCAAGGCCGGCTTCAAGGAGTGGTGGCCCCCCGTCATCACCAACCACGACACCCTCTTTGGCACGGGGCAGCTGCCCAAGTTCGAGGAGGACCTCTATCACGTGAACCCCGACCTCTATCTCATTCCCACGGCCGAGGTCATGCTGACCAACATCCACCGCGACGAGGTTCTCGACGGAGCTCAGCTCCCGCTGTGGTATACCGCCTTCACGCCGTGCTTCCGCGAGGAGGCGGGCTCGGCGGGCCGCGACACGCGCGGCATCATCCGCGTGCACGAGTTCGACAAGGTCGAGATGGTCAAGTTCTCACGCCCCGAGGATTCCATGGACCAGCTCGAGAGCATGGTGTCCGAGGCCGAGCTCGTGCTCCAGGCGCTGGGCCTTCCTTATCACGTGGTCACGCTCTGCACCGGGGACATCGGCTTCTCGGCGCGCAAGTGCTACGACCTCGAGGTGTGGCTGCCCAGCTACAACGCCTACAAGGAGATCTCCTCCTGCTCCAACTGCTGGGACTTCCAGGCGCGGCGCGCCAACATCCGCTACCGGGACCCCTCCGAGTTCAAGGGGACGCGCTTCGTGCACACCCTGAACGGCTCCGGCCTGGCCGTGGGCCGCACCATGGCAGCCATCATCGAGAACTACCAGAACGCGGACGGCACGGTGACAGTCC
- a CDS encoding FHA domain-containing protein has translation MIDLVLFLGRVLLVVVLYVFLFAVMRTGVGLVRGQRRDTAIWAVDVEKGTRLLRGLHVDILGPVVVGRSSSSDIVVDEPYVSASHARFTLQGPALVLEDLGSTNGTLVNGHPIGQAVTLREADEVQVGDTIMRVSRG, from the coding sequence ATGATCGACCTCGTCCTCTTCCTGGGGCGCGTCCTGCTCGTCGTCGTCCTCTATGTCTTCCTGTTCGCGGTCATGCGCACGGGCGTGGGCCTCGTGCGCGGCCAGCGCCGCGACACGGCCATCTGGGCGGTTGACGTCGAGAAGGGCACGCGCTTGCTGCGCGGCCTGCACGTGGACATCCTGGGGCCGGTCGTCGTCGGGCGCTCGTCGTCGTCAGACATCGTCGTCGACGAGCCCTACGTCTCGGCCTCGCACGCGCGCTTCACGCTGCAGGGCCCCGCCCTCGTCCTCGAGGACCTGGGATCCACCAATGGGACGCTCGTCAACGGCCATCCCATCGGGCAGGCCGTCACGCTGAGAGAGGCCGACGAGGTCCAGGTCGGTGACACCATCATGCGCGTGAGTCGCGGATGA